The Gadus macrocephalus chromosome 13, ASM3116895v1 genome includes a window with the following:
- the aggf1 gene encoding angiogenic factor with G patch and FHA domains 1 isoform X1: METPENNVERDNESGVAELQLKVEFLKQELHDCRAELAKLQKQLSHSERLQKNTDNYNEDLRKQVDQLSAEIHQRKKKDKDRIDCETQTEEYTWSETDYYNYYYGNSYENTEATDVQGPTATAGQDPSEANEAPVVPAASEAVPEVTVQPDTHTAPKTEGGEGGSIADMLRATAEQAMTQTGFVFDETTGMYYDHSTKFYYDSASQLYYDNNTGIYYCYDAESGRYQFHSKIEVLPAHTDAEPGQDHKPAERKGKTSKKGTKKASQPNHKEPSYEGIKLEEEDEWVERRPAKRSAALRKPRPQSSSPDISPRRKDSSRSRQERKRPAAKRKKQKSGSRSRSDDEGSARKKRKKSKSEKHKASKKKSKKSKKSKKSKKSRGSDSDDSDGDSEPEEGELTETEGERETSPSPSSSSSPAGGEAESDMEAEGQEAKTDIWPPCVRVTVVRSPVLQVGTLFIITADAQATIGREKDMDHAIRIAEMGVSKCHAVVYFDQDQQCYMLVDQGSQNGTVLNGNRILQPKIKCEPCALTHGDEVKMGETVLSFHIHSGTDTCDGCEPGQVMAHLSKHKRAVTPVPIGPIKEEKEVLRQKELRQMKAKYGLKSSEFEEAKALKNPRYQDRAESRRQTVGSDGTFQRDDAPASVHVEISDVNKGRKMLEKMGWKRGDGLGKQGKGMKDPIQLKVRKSKSGLGAGAVVSAEDAALLAPSRSSSNWQKARERFADTCQPGPPVAKERSPKAWLKAEDPATTDPQPEDGPPTQGSG; this comes from the exons ATGGAGACCCCCGAAAACAACGTGGAAAGAGACAACGAGTCAGGTGTTGCTGAGCTTCAACTGAAAGTAGAATTCCTAAAGCAAGAACTTCACGATTGCAGAGCTGAGTTGGCAAAGTTACAAAAACAACTGAGTCACTCTGAAAGACTGCAGAAAAACACAGACAACTACAACGAAGACCTGAGGAAACAG GTTGACCAGCTGAGCGCAGAGATTCAccagagaaagaagaaagacaAAGACAGAATAGACTGTGAAACTCAGACAGAAGAGTACACCTGGTCTGAAACCG ATTATTACAATTACTACTATGGGAACAGCTATGAGAACACAGAGGCTACTGATGTTCAGGGTCCTACGGCCACTGCGGGACAGGACCCGTCTGAGGCCAACGAGGCCCCAGTGGTTCCAGCTGCCTCCGAGGCTGTCCCAGAAGTGACTGTTCAGCCAGACACTCACACCGCACCAAAGACAGAG GGTGGCGAGGGGGGCTCCATAGCAGACATGCTGAGGGCTACCGCTGAGCAGGCCATGACCCAGACGGGCTTCGTGTTTGACGAGACCACCGGCATGTACTACGACCACAGCACGAAGTTCTACTACGACTCG GCTAGTCAGCTGTACTACGATAACAACACGGGCATCTACTACTGCTACGACGCAGAGAGTGGGCGCTACCAGTTCCATTCGAAGATAGAGGTGTTACCTGCACACACTGATGCAGAGCCAGGCCAAGACCATAAGCCTGCGGAGAGGAAAGGGAAGACGTCCAAGAAGGGCACCAAGAAAGCCTCTCAGCCGAATCACAAG GAGCCGTCGTACGAGGGCATCAAGctagaggaggaagacgagtgGGTGGAGCGGCGCCCGGCCAAGCGGAGCGCCGCCCTACGGAAACCACGGCCGCAGTCTTCCAGCCCCGACATATCCCCGCGCCGGAAAGACTCCTCGAGGTCCcggcaggagaggaagaggcccGCCGCGAAGAGGAAGAAGCAGAAGAGCGGCTCCCGCTCCCGCTCGGACGACGAGGGCAGCGCccggaagaagaggaagaagtccAAGTCGGAGAAACACAAGGCGAGCAAAAAGAAGAGCAAGAAGAGTAAGAAGAGCAAGAAGAGCAAGAAGAGCCGAGGCTCGGACAGCGACGACTCGGACGGAGACAGCGAGCCTGAAGAGGGCGAGCTCAccgagacggagggagagagggagactagCCCCTCcccgtcgtcatcgtcctccccCGCGGGGGGCGAGGCCGAGTCGGACATGGAGGCCGAGGGCCAAGAAG CAAAAACAGACATCTGGCCACCTTGTGTGAGGGTGACTGTGGTGAGGTCCCCGGTGCTCCAGGTGGGCACGCTCTTCATCATCACAGCAGACGCCCAAGCCACCATCGGCAG AGAGAAGGATATGGACCATGCGATACGAATAGCCGAGATGGGAGTCAGCAAG TGCCACGCAGTGGTCTACTTTGACCAAGACCAACAATGCTACATGCTGGTGGACCAGGGCAGCCAGAACGGAACCGTGCTCAACGGGAACCGAATCCTGCAG CCAAAGATAAAGTGCGAGCCCTGTGCACTGACGCACGGGGACGAGGTGAAGATGGGGGAGACGGTGCTGTCCTTCCACATCCACTCTGGGACTGACACCTGCGACGGCTGTGAGCCCGGCCAGGTGATGGCCCACCTCAGCAAGCACAAGAGGGCGGTGACGCCAG TTCCCATCGGCCCAAtcaaagaggagaaggaagtcCTGCGACAGAAGGAGTTGCGGCAAATGAAGGCTAAATATGGCCTCAAG AGCAGTGAGTTTGAGGAGGCCAAGGCCCTGAAGAACCCCCGGTACCAGGACCGGGCCGAGAGCCGCAGGCAGACGGTGGGCAGCGACGGGACCTTCCAGCGGGACGACGCGCCGGCCTCGGTCCACGT GGAAATCAGTGATGTCAATAAAGGCCGGAAGATGTTGGAGAAGATGGGCTGGAAGCGTGGAGATGGACTGGGCAAGCAAGGGAAGGGAATGAAAGATCCG ATCCAGCTCAAGGTCAGGAAGTCAAAGTCGGGTCTGGGAGCCGGTGCCGTCGTTTCCGCGGAAGACGCCGCACTCCTCGCCCCATCCAGGTCCAGCAGTAACTGGCAGAAAGCCCGCGAGAGGTTCGCTGACACCTGCCAACCGGGGCCGCCGGTGGCCAAGGAGAGGTCCCCCAAAGCCTGGCTCAAAGCAGAAGACCCAGCCACCACGGACCCACAACCTGAAGACGGCCCCCCAACGCAGGGGAGCGGATAA
- the aggf1 gene encoding angiogenic factor with G patch and FHA domains 1 isoform X2: METPENNVERDNESGVAELQLKVEFLKQELHDCRAELAKLQKQLSHSERLQKNTDNYNEDLRKQVDQLSAEIHQRKKKDKDRIDCETQTEEYTWSETDYYNYYYGNSYENTEATDVQGPTATAGQDPSEANEAPVVPAASEAVPEVTVQPDTHTAPKTEGGEGGSIADMLRATAEQAMTQTGFVFDETTGMYYDHSTKFYYDSASQLYYDNNTGIYYCYDAESGRYQFHSKIEVLPAHTDAEPGQDHKPAERKGKTSKKGTKKASQPNHKVQELTSSLANMKISSYGNTASYKAKTDIWPPCVRVTVVRSPVLQVGTLFIITADAQATIGREKDMDHAIRIAEMGVSKCHAVVYFDQDQQCYMLVDQGSQNGTVLNGNRILQPKIKCEPCALTHGDEVKMGETVLSFHIHSGTDTCDGCEPGQVMAHLSKHKRAVTPVPIGPIKEEKEVLRQKELRQMKAKYGLKSSEFEEAKALKNPRYQDRAESRRQTVGSDGTFQRDDAPASVHVEISDVNKGRKMLEKMGWKRGDGLGKQGKGMKDPIQLKVRKSKSGLGAGAVVSAEDAALLAPSRSSSNWQKARERFADTCQPGPPVAKERSPKAWLKAEDPATTDPQPEDGPPTQGSG; the protein is encoded by the exons ATGGAGACCCCCGAAAACAACGTGGAAAGAGACAACGAGTCAGGTGTTGCTGAGCTTCAACTGAAAGTAGAATTCCTAAAGCAAGAACTTCACGATTGCAGAGCTGAGTTGGCAAAGTTACAAAAACAACTGAGTCACTCTGAAAGACTGCAGAAAAACACAGACAACTACAACGAAGACCTGAGGAAACAG GTTGACCAGCTGAGCGCAGAGATTCAccagagaaagaagaaagacaAAGACAGAATAGACTGTGAAACTCAGACAGAAGAGTACACCTGGTCTGAAACCG ATTATTACAATTACTACTATGGGAACAGCTATGAGAACACAGAGGCTACTGATGTTCAGGGTCCTACGGCCACTGCGGGACAGGACCCGTCTGAGGCCAACGAGGCCCCAGTGGTTCCAGCTGCCTCCGAGGCTGTCCCAGAAGTGACTGTTCAGCCAGACACTCACACCGCACCAAAGACAGAG GGTGGCGAGGGGGGCTCCATAGCAGACATGCTGAGGGCTACCGCTGAGCAGGCCATGACCCAGACGGGCTTCGTGTTTGACGAGACCACCGGCATGTACTACGACCACAGCACGAAGTTCTACTACGACTCG GCTAGTCAGCTGTACTACGATAACAACACGGGCATCTACTACTGCTACGACGCAGAGAGTGGGCGCTACCAGTTCCATTCGAAGATAGAGGTGTTACCTGCACACACTGATGCAGAGCCAGGCCAAGACCATAAGCCTGCGGAGAGGAAAGGGAAGACGTCCAAGAAGGGCACCAAGAAAGCCTCTCAGCCGAATCACAAG GTGCAAGAGTTGACTAGCTCATTGGCTAATATGAAGATTTCTTCTTACGGGAACACTGCATCATACAAAG CAAAAACAGACATCTGGCCACCTTGTGTGAGGGTGACTGTGGTGAGGTCCCCGGTGCTCCAGGTGGGCACGCTCTTCATCATCACAGCAGACGCCCAAGCCACCATCGGCAG AGAGAAGGATATGGACCATGCGATACGAATAGCCGAGATGGGAGTCAGCAAG TGCCACGCAGTGGTCTACTTTGACCAAGACCAACAATGCTACATGCTGGTGGACCAGGGCAGCCAGAACGGAACCGTGCTCAACGGGAACCGAATCCTGCAG CCAAAGATAAAGTGCGAGCCCTGTGCACTGACGCACGGGGACGAGGTGAAGATGGGGGAGACGGTGCTGTCCTTCCACATCCACTCTGGGACTGACACCTGCGACGGCTGTGAGCCCGGCCAGGTGATGGCCCACCTCAGCAAGCACAAGAGGGCGGTGACGCCAG TTCCCATCGGCCCAAtcaaagaggagaaggaagtcCTGCGACAGAAGGAGTTGCGGCAAATGAAGGCTAAATATGGCCTCAAG AGCAGTGAGTTTGAGGAGGCCAAGGCCCTGAAGAACCCCCGGTACCAGGACCGGGCCGAGAGCCGCAGGCAGACGGTGGGCAGCGACGGGACCTTCCAGCGGGACGACGCGCCGGCCTCGGTCCACGT GGAAATCAGTGATGTCAATAAAGGCCGGAAGATGTTGGAGAAGATGGGCTGGAAGCGTGGAGATGGACTGGGCAAGCAAGGGAAGGGAATGAAAGATCCG ATCCAGCTCAAGGTCAGGAAGTCAAAGTCGGGTCTGGGAGCCGGTGCCGTCGTTTCCGCGGAAGACGCCGCACTCCTCGCCCCATCCAGGTCCAGCAGTAACTGGCAGAAAGCCCGCGAGAGGTTCGCTGACACCTGCCAACCGGGGCCGCCGGTGGCCAAGGAGAGGTCCCCCAAAGCCTGGCTCAAAGCAGAAGACCCAGCCACCACGGACCCACAACCTGAAGACGGCCCCCCAACGCAGGGGAGCGGATAA